The following proteins come from a genomic window of Solea solea chromosome 3, fSolSol10.1, whole genome shotgun sequence:
- the sfmbt2 gene encoding scm-like with four MBT domains protein 2 isoform X5, protein MNSDADPVQEEGAEFNWEEFMEEAGLTAAPHASFKHVELSLQSSFQPGMKLEVINKSSSDSYWVSTIVATCGQLLLLRYSGYGDDRKADFWCDIMTAELHPVGWCALNNKTLMPPEVIKEKYRDWTEFLVQDLTGSRTAPPNLLDGPLRGKTTVDLLVQDCVLELQDVSDPFRFWPVRVVHNAGGRLRLRYAGLSEDDRARDTWLFYLDVRLRPLGWALENQLHLAPPTEFGSLKSAPHWQQALGAARLHGQNDPLPVQVFKDHVDLQKHDFQTGMKLEMVSPWEPFNICPVSVTKVFSEIFFQVTLDDLRVDVTPRSVVCHAHSAGLLPVQWSLKNGVSLEKPRGYRDQDFDWADYLKQSGSEAAPDACFPHSGQSIGFVKDMLLEAVNPHRPEEMCVARITQVKGHLLWLQLEGSTKSEFIVDSTSMNIFPVGWCEANVYPLTSPLRPVYQKQKKIAVVQPEKQLVPPQLVEVTPVSQPVAMDTGRSCCSQIFVNHRCFSGPFLNKGRISELPQSVGPGKCPLVLKQLLNMLINAAYKPGRVLKELQELQEKQEKQEQSWDCQEETLKAKYKGKSYRSTIRIVRVAEHVPAFCRNVCVKLQCCPNLISPALIADQCPEKCSLQTKTKYTYYHMKKRKVSRAAAGDNTTETQVSKPTRRRKKRKSIFVQKKRRSSTIDFTCAGSPQDSDEEEDDEDLSEGNTDVSSVEVSSSRPRRPRRAATLRRVVSAGNSTSSRSVGEGRRRSTRSLSAQNQNYDKNQNYDKNRTPSKRQDTQVDKDKDQLILDTNPLDWSVNQVVQFINSTDCSSLAHIFQEQDVDGQALLLLTLPTVQECMDLKLGPALKLCHHIERVKVSFYRQFAN, encoded by the exons atgaaTTCAg ATGCAGATCCTGTGCAGGAGGAGGGAGCGGAGTTTAACTGGGAGGAGTTCATGGAGGAGGCGGGACTCACCGCTGCTCCTCACGCCTCCTTCAAACAC GTGGAGCTCAGTCTGCAGAGCAGCTTCCAGCCTGGGATGAAACTGGAAGTGATCAACAAGAGCAGCTCAGACTCGTACTGGGTTTCCACCATCGTCGCCACCTGTGGTCAACTGCTGCTACTGCGCTACAGTGGCTACGGAGACGACCGCAAGGCCGACTTCTGGTGTGACATcatgaccgctgagctgcatcCTGTGGGCTGGTGTGCTCTAAACAACAAGACACTGATGCCCCCTGAAG TGATCAAAGAGAAATACAGGGACTGGACCGAGTTCCTGGTTCAGGACTTAACCGGATCCAGAACGGCACCGCCAAACCTGCTTGATGGG CCTCTCAGAGGGAAGACCACAGTGGACCTGTTGGTCCAGGATTGTGTCCTGGAGCTTCAGGACGTCTCAGACCCGTTTCGGTTCTGGCCGGTTCGAGTGGTCCACAACGCAGGAGGAAGACTTCGCCTGCGCTACGCCGGACTCTCTGAGGACGACCGGGCTCGGGACACATGGTTGTTCTACCTGGACGTCAGACTCCGCCCCCTGGGCTGGGCCTTGGAAAACCAGCTCCACTTAGCCCCGCCCACAG AGTTTGGTTCACTGAAGAGCGCCCCCCACTGGCAGCAGGCTCTGGGTGCAGCGCGGCTCCATGGTCAGAACGATCCACTGCCAGTCCAGGTTTTTAaa GATCACGTGGATCTGCAGAAACATGACTTTCAGACGGGGATGAAACTGGAGATGGTTTCACCGTGGGAGCCGTTCAACATCTGCCCTGTTTCTGTCACTAAG GTCTTCAGTGAGATCTTCTTCCAGGTCACGCTGGACGACCTGCGCGTGGACGTGACGCCGCGCTCGGTCGTGTGCCACGCCCACTCTGCTGGACTTCTGCCGGTTCAATGGAGTCTGAAGAATGGAGTGAGTTTGGAGAAACCGCGCGGATACCGAGACCAGGACTTTGACTGGGCCGACTACCTGAAGCAGAGTGGCAGTGAAGCGGCTCCAGACGCCTGTTTCCCTCAT tcggGGCAGAGTATTGGTTTTGTGAAGGACATGCTTCTGGAGGCAGTGAATCCTCATCGTCCAGAGGAAATGTGTGTGGCACGGAtcacacaggtcaaaggtcacctgcTGTGGCTGCAACTGGAAg gttcAACAAAGTCTGAATTCATCGTAGACTCGACGTCCATGAACATCTTTCCTGTCGGCTGGTGTGAGGCCAACGTTTACCCTCTGACCTCTCCACTCAGACCTGtct atcagaagcagaagaagattGCAGTGGTGCAGCCTGAGAAACA GTTGGTTCCGCCCCAGCTGGTAGAGGTGACACCTGTCAGCCAGCCCGTCGCCATGGATACag gAAGATCGTGCTGCTCTCAGATCTTTGTCAACCATCGATGTTTCTCTGGTCCGTTTCTCAACAAAGGACGAATCTCTGAGCTGCCGCAGAGCGTCGGACCTGGCAAATGTCCTCTGGTCCTCAAACAG CTGCTGAACATGCTCATCAACGCTGCGTACAAGCCCGGACGAGTCctgaaggagctgcaggagctgcaggagaagcaggagaagcaggagCAGAGCTGGGACTGTCAGGAGGAGACGCTCAAAGCCAA ATATAAAGGGAAAAGTTATCGCTCCACGATCAGGATCGTCCGCGTGGCCGAGCACGTCCCCGCCTTCTGTCGTAACGTGTGTGTGAAGCTTCAGTGTTGTCCAAACCTAATAAGTCCCGCCCTCATCGCTGACCAGTGTCCAGAGAAGTGTTCTCTTCAGACCAAAACCAAGTACA catATTACCacatgaagaagaggaaagtgTCCAGAGCTGCGGCCGGAGACAACACCACGGAGACACAAGTGTCCAAACCCACGCGTcgcaggaagaagaggaagtccATCTTTGTCCAGAAGAAAAGACGCTCGTCCACCATAGACTTCACCTGTGCTGGATCTCCACAG GACagtgatgaggaagaggacgatgAAGATCTGAGTGAAGGAAACACTGACGTGTCCTCTGTGGAAGTGTCCAGCAGTCGTCCTCGTCGTCCTCGTCGGGCCGCCACGCTGCGCCGGGTCGTCAGTGCAGGAAACTCCACGAGCAGCCGCAGCGTCGGCGAAGGTCGCAGGAGGTCGACCCGCTCGCTGTCGGCACAGAACCAGAACTACGACAAGAACCAGAACTACGACAAGAACCGGACACCGTCAAAGAGACAagacacacag gtGGATAAAGACAAGGATCAGCTGATTTTGGACACAAACCCTCTGGACTGGAGCGTCAATCAAGTCGTTCAGTTTATCAACTCCACCGACTGTTCATCACTCGCTCACATCTTTCAGgagcag GACGTGGACGGTCAGgcgttgctgctgctgactctgcCCACAGTTCAGGAATGTATGGACCTGAAACTTGGCCCCGCCCTCAAACTGTGTCACCACATCGAACGAGTCAAAGTATCTTTCTACAGACAGTTCGCCAACTGA
- the sfmbt2 gene encoding scm-like with four MBT domains protein 2 isoform X3, translated as MNSDPVQEEGAEFNWEEFMEEAGLTAAPHASFKHVELSLQSSFQPGMKLEVINKSSSDSYWVSTIVATCGQLLLLRYSGYGDDRKADFWCDIMTAELHPVGWCALNNKTLMPPEVIKEKYRDWTEFLVQDLTGSRTAPPNLLDGPLRGKTTVDLLVQDCVLELQDVSDPFRFWPVRVVHNAGGRLRLRYAGLSEDDRARDTWLFYLDVRLRPLGWALENQLHLAPPTEFGSLKSAPHWQQALGAARLHGQNDPLPVQVFKDHVDLQKHDFQTGMKLEMVSPWEPFNICPVSVTKVFSEIFFQVTLDDLRVDVTPRSVVCHAHSAGLLPVQWSLKNGVSLEKPRGYRDQDFDWADYLKQSGSEAAPDACFPHSGQSIGFVKDMLLEAVNPHRPEEMCVARITQVKGHLLWLQLEGTGSTKSEFIVDSTSMNIFPVGWCEANVYPLTSPLRPVYQKQKKIAVVQPEKQLVPPQLVEVTPVSQPVAMDTGRSCCSQIFVNHRCFSGPFLNKGRISELPQSVGPGKCPLVLKQLLNMLINAAYKPGRVLKELQELQEKQEKQEQSWDCQEETLKAKYKGKSYRSTIRIVRVAEHVPAFCRNVCVKLQCCPNLISPALIADQCPEKCSLQTKTKYTYYHMKKRKVSRAAAGDNTTETQVSKPTRRRKKRKSIFVQKKRRSSTIDFTCAGSPQDSDEEEDDEDLSEGNTDVSSVEVSSSRPRRPRRAATLRRVVSAGNSTSSRSVGEGRRRSTRSLSAQNQNYDKNQNYDKNRTPSKRQDTQVDKDKDQLILDTNPLDWSVNQVVQFINSTDCSSLAHIFQEQDVDGQALLLLTLPPHTHTHTHTHTHTQTDRHTHTQTDTHRHVCNCVVVLQDVDGQALLLLTLPPHTHTHTHTHTHADRHTQTCV; from the exons atgaaTTCAg ATCCTGTGCAGGAGGAGGGAGCGGAGTTTAACTGGGAGGAGTTCATGGAGGAGGCGGGACTCACCGCTGCTCCTCACGCCTCCTTCAAACAC GTGGAGCTCAGTCTGCAGAGCAGCTTCCAGCCTGGGATGAAACTGGAAGTGATCAACAAGAGCAGCTCAGACTCGTACTGGGTTTCCACCATCGTCGCCACCTGTGGTCAACTGCTGCTACTGCGCTACAGTGGCTACGGAGACGACCGCAAGGCCGACTTCTGGTGTGACATcatgaccgctgagctgcatcCTGTGGGCTGGTGTGCTCTAAACAACAAGACACTGATGCCCCCTGAAG TGATCAAAGAGAAATACAGGGACTGGACCGAGTTCCTGGTTCAGGACTTAACCGGATCCAGAACGGCACCGCCAAACCTGCTTGATGGG CCTCTCAGAGGGAAGACCACAGTGGACCTGTTGGTCCAGGATTGTGTCCTGGAGCTTCAGGACGTCTCAGACCCGTTTCGGTTCTGGCCGGTTCGAGTGGTCCACAACGCAGGAGGAAGACTTCGCCTGCGCTACGCCGGACTCTCTGAGGACGACCGGGCTCGGGACACATGGTTGTTCTACCTGGACGTCAGACTCCGCCCCCTGGGCTGGGCCTTGGAAAACCAGCTCCACTTAGCCCCGCCCACAG AGTTTGGTTCACTGAAGAGCGCCCCCCACTGGCAGCAGGCTCTGGGTGCAGCGCGGCTCCATGGTCAGAACGATCCACTGCCAGTCCAGGTTTTTAaa GATCACGTGGATCTGCAGAAACATGACTTTCAGACGGGGATGAAACTGGAGATGGTTTCACCGTGGGAGCCGTTCAACATCTGCCCTGTTTCTGTCACTAAG GTCTTCAGTGAGATCTTCTTCCAGGTCACGCTGGACGACCTGCGCGTGGACGTGACGCCGCGCTCGGTCGTGTGCCACGCCCACTCTGCTGGACTTCTGCCGGTTCAATGGAGTCTGAAGAATGGAGTGAGTTTGGAGAAACCGCGCGGATACCGAGACCAGGACTTTGACTGGGCCGACTACCTGAAGCAGAGTGGCAGTGAAGCGGCTCCAGACGCCTGTTTCCCTCAT tcggGGCAGAGTATTGGTTTTGTGAAGGACATGCTTCTGGAGGCAGTGAATCCTCATCGTCCAGAGGAAATGTGTGTGGCACGGAtcacacaggtcaaaggtcacctgcTGTGGCTGCAACTGGAAggtacag gttcAACAAAGTCTGAATTCATCGTAGACTCGACGTCCATGAACATCTTTCCTGTCGGCTGGTGTGAGGCCAACGTTTACCCTCTGACCTCTCCACTCAGACCTGtct atcagaagcagaagaagattGCAGTGGTGCAGCCTGAGAAACA GTTGGTTCCGCCCCAGCTGGTAGAGGTGACACCTGTCAGCCAGCCCGTCGCCATGGATACag gAAGATCGTGCTGCTCTCAGATCTTTGTCAACCATCGATGTTTCTCTGGTCCGTTTCTCAACAAAGGACGAATCTCTGAGCTGCCGCAGAGCGTCGGACCTGGCAAATGTCCTCTGGTCCTCAAACAG CTGCTGAACATGCTCATCAACGCTGCGTACAAGCCCGGACGAGTCctgaaggagctgcaggagctgcaggagaagcaggagaagcaggagCAGAGCTGGGACTGTCAGGAGGAGACGCTCAAAGCCAA ATATAAAGGGAAAAGTTATCGCTCCACGATCAGGATCGTCCGCGTGGCCGAGCACGTCCCCGCCTTCTGTCGTAACGTGTGTGTGAAGCTTCAGTGTTGTCCAAACCTAATAAGTCCCGCCCTCATCGCTGACCAGTGTCCAGAGAAGTGTTCTCTTCAGACCAAAACCAAGTACA catATTACCacatgaagaagaggaaagtgTCCAGAGCTGCGGCCGGAGACAACACCACGGAGACACAAGTGTCCAAACCCACGCGTcgcaggaagaagaggaagtccATCTTTGTCCAGAAGAAAAGACGCTCGTCCACCATAGACTTCACCTGTGCTGGATCTCCACAG GACagtgatgaggaagaggacgatgAAGATCTGAGTGAAGGAAACACTGACGTGTCCTCTGTGGAAGTGTCCAGCAGTCGTCCTCGTCGTCCTCGTCGGGCCGCCACGCTGCGCCGGGTCGTCAGTGCAGGAAACTCCACGAGCAGCCGCAGCGTCGGCGAAGGTCGCAGGAGGTCGACCCGCTCGCTGTCGGCACAGAACCAGAACTACGACAAGAACCAGAACTACGACAAGAACCGGACACCGTCAAAGAGACAagacacacag gtGGATAAAGACAAGGATCAGCTGATTTTGGACACAAACCCTCTGGACTGGAGCGTCAATCAAGTCGTTCAGTTTATCAACTCCACCGACTGTTCATCACTCGCTCACATCTTTCAGgagcag GACGTGGACGGTCAGgcgttgctgctgctgactctgcccccacacacacacacacacacacacacacacacacacacacagacagacagacacacacacacgcagacagacacacaccgacatgtgtgtaattgtgttgttgtgttacagGACGTGGACGGTCAGgcgttgctgctgctgactctgcccccacacacacacacacacacacacacacacacacacgcagacagacacacacagacgtgtgtgtaa
- the sfmbt2 gene encoding scm-like with four MBT domains protein 2 isoform X1 — translation MNSDADPVQEEGAEFNWEEFMEEAGLTAAPHASFKHVELSLQSSFQPGMKLEVINKSSSDSYWVSTIVATCGQLLLLRYSGYGDDRKADFWCDIMTAELHPVGWCALNNKTLMPPEVIKEKYRDWTEFLVQDLTGSRTAPPNLLDGPLRGKTTVDLLVQDCVLELQDVSDPFRFWPVRVVHNAGGRLRLRYAGLSEDDRARDTWLFYLDVRLRPLGWALENQLHLAPPTEFGSLKSAPHWQQALGAARLHGQNDPLPVQVFKDHVDLQKHDFQTGMKLEMVSPWEPFNICPVSVTKVFSEIFFQVTLDDLRVDVTPRSVVCHAHSAGLLPVQWSLKNGVSLEKPRGYRDQDFDWADYLKQSGSEAAPDACFPHSGQSIGFVKDMLLEAVNPHRPEEMCVARITQVKGHLLWLQLEGTGSTKSEFIVDSTSMNIFPVGWCEANVYPLTSPLRPVYQKQKKIAVVQPEKQLVPPQLVEVTPVSQPVAMDTGRSCCSQIFVNHRCFSGPFLNKGRISELPQSVGPGKCPLVLKQLLNMLINAAYKPGRVLKELQELQEKQEKQEQSWDCQEETLKAKYKGKSYRSTIRIVRVAEHVPAFCRNVCVKLQCCPNLISPALIADQCPEKCSLQTKTKYTYYHMKKRKVSRAAAGDNTTETQVSKPTRRRKKRKSIFVQKKRRSSTIDFTCAGSPQDSDEEEDDEDLSEGNTDVSSVEVSSSRPRRPRRAATLRRVVSAGNSTSSRSVGEGRRRSTRSLSAQNQNYDKNQNYDKNRTPSKRQDTQVDKDKDQLILDTNPLDWSVNQVVQFINSTDCSSLAHIFQEQDVDGQALLLLTLPPHTHTHTHTHTHTQTDRHTHTQTDTHRHVCNCVVVLQDVDGQALLLLTLPPHTHTHTHTHTHADRHTQTCV, via the exons atgaaTTCAg ATGCAGATCCTGTGCAGGAGGAGGGAGCGGAGTTTAACTGGGAGGAGTTCATGGAGGAGGCGGGACTCACCGCTGCTCCTCACGCCTCCTTCAAACAC GTGGAGCTCAGTCTGCAGAGCAGCTTCCAGCCTGGGATGAAACTGGAAGTGATCAACAAGAGCAGCTCAGACTCGTACTGGGTTTCCACCATCGTCGCCACCTGTGGTCAACTGCTGCTACTGCGCTACAGTGGCTACGGAGACGACCGCAAGGCCGACTTCTGGTGTGACATcatgaccgctgagctgcatcCTGTGGGCTGGTGTGCTCTAAACAACAAGACACTGATGCCCCCTGAAG TGATCAAAGAGAAATACAGGGACTGGACCGAGTTCCTGGTTCAGGACTTAACCGGATCCAGAACGGCACCGCCAAACCTGCTTGATGGG CCTCTCAGAGGGAAGACCACAGTGGACCTGTTGGTCCAGGATTGTGTCCTGGAGCTTCAGGACGTCTCAGACCCGTTTCGGTTCTGGCCGGTTCGAGTGGTCCACAACGCAGGAGGAAGACTTCGCCTGCGCTACGCCGGACTCTCTGAGGACGACCGGGCTCGGGACACATGGTTGTTCTACCTGGACGTCAGACTCCGCCCCCTGGGCTGGGCCTTGGAAAACCAGCTCCACTTAGCCCCGCCCACAG AGTTTGGTTCACTGAAGAGCGCCCCCCACTGGCAGCAGGCTCTGGGTGCAGCGCGGCTCCATGGTCAGAACGATCCACTGCCAGTCCAGGTTTTTAaa GATCACGTGGATCTGCAGAAACATGACTTTCAGACGGGGATGAAACTGGAGATGGTTTCACCGTGGGAGCCGTTCAACATCTGCCCTGTTTCTGTCACTAAG GTCTTCAGTGAGATCTTCTTCCAGGTCACGCTGGACGACCTGCGCGTGGACGTGACGCCGCGCTCGGTCGTGTGCCACGCCCACTCTGCTGGACTTCTGCCGGTTCAATGGAGTCTGAAGAATGGAGTGAGTTTGGAGAAACCGCGCGGATACCGAGACCAGGACTTTGACTGGGCCGACTACCTGAAGCAGAGTGGCAGTGAAGCGGCTCCAGACGCCTGTTTCCCTCAT tcggGGCAGAGTATTGGTTTTGTGAAGGACATGCTTCTGGAGGCAGTGAATCCTCATCGTCCAGAGGAAATGTGTGTGGCACGGAtcacacaggtcaaaggtcacctgcTGTGGCTGCAACTGGAAggtacag gttcAACAAAGTCTGAATTCATCGTAGACTCGACGTCCATGAACATCTTTCCTGTCGGCTGGTGTGAGGCCAACGTTTACCCTCTGACCTCTCCACTCAGACCTGtct atcagaagcagaagaagattGCAGTGGTGCAGCCTGAGAAACA GTTGGTTCCGCCCCAGCTGGTAGAGGTGACACCTGTCAGCCAGCCCGTCGCCATGGATACag gAAGATCGTGCTGCTCTCAGATCTTTGTCAACCATCGATGTTTCTCTGGTCCGTTTCTCAACAAAGGACGAATCTCTGAGCTGCCGCAGAGCGTCGGACCTGGCAAATGTCCTCTGGTCCTCAAACAG CTGCTGAACATGCTCATCAACGCTGCGTACAAGCCCGGACGAGTCctgaaggagctgcaggagctgcaggagaagcaggagaagcaggagCAGAGCTGGGACTGTCAGGAGGAGACGCTCAAAGCCAA ATATAAAGGGAAAAGTTATCGCTCCACGATCAGGATCGTCCGCGTGGCCGAGCACGTCCCCGCCTTCTGTCGTAACGTGTGTGTGAAGCTTCAGTGTTGTCCAAACCTAATAAGTCCCGCCCTCATCGCTGACCAGTGTCCAGAGAAGTGTTCTCTTCAGACCAAAACCAAGTACA catATTACCacatgaagaagaggaaagtgTCCAGAGCTGCGGCCGGAGACAACACCACGGAGACACAAGTGTCCAAACCCACGCGTcgcaggaagaagaggaagtccATCTTTGTCCAGAAGAAAAGACGCTCGTCCACCATAGACTTCACCTGTGCTGGATCTCCACAG GACagtgatgaggaagaggacgatgAAGATCTGAGTGAAGGAAACACTGACGTGTCCTCTGTGGAAGTGTCCAGCAGTCGTCCTCGTCGTCCTCGTCGGGCCGCCACGCTGCGCCGGGTCGTCAGTGCAGGAAACTCCACGAGCAGCCGCAGCGTCGGCGAAGGTCGCAGGAGGTCGACCCGCTCGCTGTCGGCACAGAACCAGAACTACGACAAGAACCAGAACTACGACAAGAACCGGACACCGTCAAAGAGACAagacacacag gtGGATAAAGACAAGGATCAGCTGATTTTGGACACAAACCCTCTGGACTGGAGCGTCAATCAAGTCGTTCAGTTTATCAACTCCACCGACTGTTCATCACTCGCTCACATCTTTCAGgagcag GACGTGGACGGTCAGgcgttgctgctgctgactctgcccccacacacacacacacacacacacacacacacacacacacagacagacagacacacacacacgcagacagacacacaccgacatgtgtgtaattgtgttgttgtgttacagGACGTGGACGGTCAGgcgttgctgctgctgactctgcccccacacacacacacacacacacacacacacacacacgcagacagacacacacagacgtgtgtgtaa
- the sfmbt2 gene encoding scm-like with four MBT domains protein 2 isoform X4 has translation MNSDADPVQEEGAEFNWEEFMEEAGLTAAPHASFKHVELSLQSSFQPGMKLEVINKSSSDSYWVSTIVATCGQLLLLRYSGYGDDRKADFWCDIMTAELHPVGWCALNNKTLMPPEVIKEKYRDWTEFLVQDLTGSRTAPPNLLDGPLRGKTTVDLLVQDCVLELQDVSDPFRFWPVRVVHNAGGRLRLRYAGLSEDDRARDTWLFYLDVRLRPLGWALENQLHLAPPTEFGSLKSAPHWQQALGAARLHGQNDPLPVQVFKDHVDLQKHDFQTGMKLEMVSPWEPFNICPVSVTKVFSEIFFQVTLDDLRVDVTPRSVVCHAHSAGLLPVQWSLKNGVSLEKPRGYRDQDFDWADYLKQSGSEAAPDACFPHSGQSIGFVKDMLLEAVNPHRPEEMCVARITQVKGHLLWLQLEGTGSTKSEFIVDSTSMNIFPVGWCEANVYPLTSPLRPVYQKQKKIAVVQPEKQLVPPQLVEVTPVSQPVAMDTGRSCCSQIFVNHRCFSGPFLNKGRISELPQSVGPGKCPLVLKQLLNMLINAAYKPGRVLKELQELQEKQEKQEQSWDCQEETLKAKYKGKSYRSTIRIVRVAEHVPAFCRNVCVKLQCCPNLISPALIADQCPEKCSLQTKTKYTYYHMKKRKVSRAAAGDNTTETQVSKPTRRRKKRKSIFVQKKRRSSTIDFTCAGSPQDSDEEEDDEDLSEGNTDVSSVEVSSSRPRRPRRAATLRRVVSAGNSTSSRSVGEGRRRSTRSLSAQNQNYDKNQNYDKNRTPSKRQDTQVDKDKDQLILDTNPLDWSVNQVVQFINSTDCSSLAHIFQEQDVDGQALLLLTLPTVQECMDLKLGPALKLCHHIERVKVSFYRQFAN, from the exons atgaaTTCAg ATGCAGATCCTGTGCAGGAGGAGGGAGCGGAGTTTAACTGGGAGGAGTTCATGGAGGAGGCGGGACTCACCGCTGCTCCTCACGCCTCCTTCAAACAC GTGGAGCTCAGTCTGCAGAGCAGCTTCCAGCCTGGGATGAAACTGGAAGTGATCAACAAGAGCAGCTCAGACTCGTACTGGGTTTCCACCATCGTCGCCACCTGTGGTCAACTGCTGCTACTGCGCTACAGTGGCTACGGAGACGACCGCAAGGCCGACTTCTGGTGTGACATcatgaccgctgagctgcatcCTGTGGGCTGGTGTGCTCTAAACAACAAGACACTGATGCCCCCTGAAG TGATCAAAGAGAAATACAGGGACTGGACCGAGTTCCTGGTTCAGGACTTAACCGGATCCAGAACGGCACCGCCAAACCTGCTTGATGGG CCTCTCAGAGGGAAGACCACAGTGGACCTGTTGGTCCAGGATTGTGTCCTGGAGCTTCAGGACGTCTCAGACCCGTTTCGGTTCTGGCCGGTTCGAGTGGTCCACAACGCAGGAGGAAGACTTCGCCTGCGCTACGCCGGACTCTCTGAGGACGACCGGGCTCGGGACACATGGTTGTTCTACCTGGACGTCAGACTCCGCCCCCTGGGCTGGGCCTTGGAAAACCAGCTCCACTTAGCCCCGCCCACAG AGTTTGGTTCACTGAAGAGCGCCCCCCACTGGCAGCAGGCTCTGGGTGCAGCGCGGCTCCATGGTCAGAACGATCCACTGCCAGTCCAGGTTTTTAaa GATCACGTGGATCTGCAGAAACATGACTTTCAGACGGGGATGAAACTGGAGATGGTTTCACCGTGGGAGCCGTTCAACATCTGCCCTGTTTCTGTCACTAAG GTCTTCAGTGAGATCTTCTTCCAGGTCACGCTGGACGACCTGCGCGTGGACGTGACGCCGCGCTCGGTCGTGTGCCACGCCCACTCTGCTGGACTTCTGCCGGTTCAATGGAGTCTGAAGAATGGAGTGAGTTTGGAGAAACCGCGCGGATACCGAGACCAGGACTTTGACTGGGCCGACTACCTGAAGCAGAGTGGCAGTGAAGCGGCTCCAGACGCCTGTTTCCCTCAT tcggGGCAGAGTATTGGTTTTGTGAAGGACATGCTTCTGGAGGCAGTGAATCCTCATCGTCCAGAGGAAATGTGTGTGGCACGGAtcacacaggtcaaaggtcacctgcTGTGGCTGCAACTGGAAggtacag gttcAACAAAGTCTGAATTCATCGTAGACTCGACGTCCATGAACATCTTTCCTGTCGGCTGGTGTGAGGCCAACGTTTACCCTCTGACCTCTCCACTCAGACCTGtct atcagaagcagaagaagattGCAGTGGTGCAGCCTGAGAAACA GTTGGTTCCGCCCCAGCTGGTAGAGGTGACACCTGTCAGCCAGCCCGTCGCCATGGATACag gAAGATCGTGCTGCTCTCAGATCTTTGTCAACCATCGATGTTTCTCTGGTCCGTTTCTCAACAAAGGACGAATCTCTGAGCTGCCGCAGAGCGTCGGACCTGGCAAATGTCCTCTGGTCCTCAAACAG CTGCTGAACATGCTCATCAACGCTGCGTACAAGCCCGGACGAGTCctgaaggagctgcaggagctgcaggagaagcaggagaagcaggagCAGAGCTGGGACTGTCAGGAGGAGACGCTCAAAGCCAA ATATAAAGGGAAAAGTTATCGCTCCACGATCAGGATCGTCCGCGTGGCCGAGCACGTCCCCGCCTTCTGTCGTAACGTGTGTGTGAAGCTTCAGTGTTGTCCAAACCTAATAAGTCCCGCCCTCATCGCTGACCAGTGTCCAGAGAAGTGTTCTCTTCAGACCAAAACCAAGTACA catATTACCacatgaagaagaggaaagtgTCCAGAGCTGCGGCCGGAGACAACACCACGGAGACACAAGTGTCCAAACCCACGCGTcgcaggaagaagaggaagtccATCTTTGTCCAGAAGAAAAGACGCTCGTCCACCATAGACTTCACCTGTGCTGGATCTCCACAG GACagtgatgaggaagaggacgatgAAGATCTGAGTGAAGGAAACACTGACGTGTCCTCTGTGGAAGTGTCCAGCAGTCGTCCTCGTCGTCCTCGTCGGGCCGCCACGCTGCGCCGGGTCGTCAGTGCAGGAAACTCCACGAGCAGCCGCAGCGTCGGCGAAGGTCGCAGGAGGTCGACCCGCTCGCTGTCGGCACAGAACCAGAACTACGACAAGAACCAGAACTACGACAAGAACCGGACACCGTCAAAGAGACAagacacacag gtGGATAAAGACAAGGATCAGCTGATTTTGGACACAAACCCTCTGGACTGGAGCGTCAATCAAGTCGTTCAGTTTATCAACTCCACCGACTGTTCATCACTCGCTCACATCTTTCAGgagcag GACGTGGACGGTCAGgcgttgctgctgctgactctgcCCACAGTTCAGGAATGTATGGACCTGAAACTTGGCCCCGCCCTCAAACTGTGTCACCACATCGAACGAGTCAAAGTATCTTTCTACAGACAGTTCGCCAACTGA